Proteins encoded in a region of the Campylobacteraceae bacterium genome:
- the glmU gene encoding bifunctional UDP-N-acetylglucosamine diphosphorylase/glucosamine-1-phosphate N-acetyltransferase GlmU, translating to MNNTSIIILAAGAGSRMKSSLPKVLHKISGKEMLYYSIKEALKLSDDITVILYHDAQKVQKCMEEYFPLKIKYVLQDVKNYPGTGGAVRGISPKYSKTLVLNGDMPLIQASELEKFDLDACIVMSVLELNDASGYGRVIMENDKITKIVEQKDANVEELAVKTANAGIYLFETAFLLDALPKLSNNNAQKEYYITDLVEIALSLNKTLKPLFVNEENFKGVNSKLDLCDAEIIHQNRIKNEFLKAGVIMRLRDTIYIEESVKIEGESILENGVTLLGNTSIISSHIKAHTVIENAILENSDAGPMARIRPGSVLINTHIGNFVETKKAKLTGVKAGHLSYLGDCEINEGTNIGCGTITCNYDGMNKHKTLIGKNVFIGSATQLIAPIVLEDNCMIAAGSTISSDVKEGELAITRAKAKNIKGFFYKFFNKVKS from the coding sequence ATGAATAATACTTCCATAATAATTTTAGCAGCAGGTGCTGGCAGTAGAATGAAATCTTCTTTGCCAAAAGTTTTACACAAAATATCTGGTAAAGAGATGTTGTATTATTCAATAAAAGAAGCCTTAAAATTAAGCGATGACATCACTGTTATTTTATACCATGATGCACAAAAAGTACAAAAATGTATGGAGGAATATTTTCCTTTAAAAATAAAATATGTGCTTCAAGATGTTAAAAATTATCCAGGTACGGGTGGAGCTGTTAGAGGAATTAGTCCTAAGTATTCAAAAACATTGGTTCTAAATGGAGATATGCCCCTTATTCAAGCAAGTGAATTAGAAAAATTTGACTTAGATGCTTGTATTGTTATGAGTGTTTTAGAACTTAATGATGCAAGTGGTTATGGAAGAGTCATTATGGAAAATGACAAAATTACAAAAATTGTAGAACAAAAAGATGCCAATGTCGAAGAATTAGCTGTAAAAACTGCTAATGCAGGAATTTATCTTTTTGAAACAGCGTTTTTATTAGATGCTTTACCTAAACTTTCAAATAACAATGCTCAAAAAGAATATTATATTACAGACCTTGTAGAAATAGCACTTTCTTTAAATAAAACATTAAAACCTCTTTTTGTAAATGAAGAGAATTTTAAAGGGGTTAATTCAAAATTAGATTTATGCGATGCAGAAATTATTCATCAAAATAGAATTAAAAATGAATTTTTAAAAGCAGGGGTTATTATGCGCTTGCGTGATACTATTTATATAGAAGAAAGTGTTAAGATTGAAGGTGAGAGTATTCTTGAGAACGGAGTGACTCTTTTAGGAAATACCAGTATTATTTCTTCTCATATTAAAGCACATACTGTAATAGAGAATGCAATACTTGAGAACTCAGATGCTGGTCCCATGGCTAGAATCAGACCTGGGTCTGTTTTAATTAATACCCATATTGGTAATTTTGTTGAGACCAAAAAAGCTAAACTTACGGGTGTAAAAGCAGGTCATTTGTCTTACTTAGGGGATTGTGAAATCAATGAAGGTACAAATATTGGTTGTGGTACGATTACTTGTAATTATGACGGTATGAATAAACACAAAACACTTATTGGTAAAAATGTTTTTATAGGTTCAGCTACTCAATTAATTGCACCCATTGTTTTAGAAGACAATTGTATGATAGCAGCTGGTAGTACTATTAGTTCTGATGTAAAAGAGGGCGAATTAGCAATTACAAGAGCGAAAGCCAAAAACATTAAAGGCTTTTTTTATAAATTTTTTAATAAAGTAAAGTCTTAG
- a CDS encoding di-trans,poly-cis-decaprenylcistransferase, with product MISLKKELPAHIAIIMDGNGRWAKERNLKRTAGHEEGANTVRRITKHCAKLDIKFLTLYAFSTENWNRPILEVEFLMRLLNKHLKKELVVYLENNIRFKAIGDLSRFSKSLQNTIQETQNKTKKCTGLTQVLALNYGSRNEITRALQKLVDNKLDITEENISASLDTSFMPDVDMLIRTSGEVRLSNYLLWQNAYSEMFFTSTYWPEFTSLELDDMLSDFDNRERRFGGI from the coding sequence ATGATAAGTCTTAAAAAAGAACTGCCAGCTCATATTGCTATTATTATGGATGGTAATGGAAGATGGGCAAAAGAGCGAAATCTTAAAAGAACAGCAGGTCATGAAGAAGGTGCCAATACAGTAAGACGTATTACAAAACACTGTGCAAAACTAGATATTAAGTTTTTGACTTTATATGCATTTTCAACTGAAAATTGGAACAGACCTATTTTAGAAGTGGAATTTTTAATGCGTTTATTGAATAAACATTTAAAAAAAGAACTGGTAGTGTATTTAGAAAACAATATTAGATTTAAAGCCATTGGTGATTTAAGCAGATTTTCTAAATCTTTACAAAACACAATACAAGAAACACAAAATAAAACTAAAAAGTGTACAGGACTTACTCAAGTACTGGCGCTTAATTATGGTTCAAGAAATGAAATTACAAGAGCTCTGCAAAAACTTGTTGATAACAAACTTGACATTACAGAAGAAAATATTTCTGCTTCTTTAGATACTTCTTTTATGCCAGATGTTGATATGTTAATTAGAACATCAGGGGAAGTTCGATTATCTAACTACTTACTTTGGCAAAATGCTTATTCTGAGATGTTTTTTACTTCTACGTATTGGCCAGAATTTACAAGTTTAGAATTAGATGATATGTTAAGTGATTTTGACAATCGTGAAAGACGTTTTGGTGGAATATAG
- a CDS encoding YjgP/YjgQ family permease: MKIKQYLYSNIASTFFPIIFGLFFITSIIFLVKIASLTSIITLNVWELMTLYLYVVPKIFFYTIPISFFISLVMSMARLSNEYELIVITSFGFNPTRIIKMLFPICFLLSFALLVVSVGLIPKAEHLSSVLLNQKKKEANFNIKASEFGQKFGDWLIYIDEKKDNKFKEVRLFKTQNNTDQFIVSKNAVLQNDKGTLSFILNEGRSFYIEEKTINQIDFEVMNISDSLGKNKNDIFINSYLYWKNNIKNNKDVDKLSFYILVSFFPLMSLYLVIAFGYFNPRYDKNKSLAYSVSFVVLFYVFAQNASDKLFLLSLFVVPSFWIIMSYFIYVKKIKALY; this comes from the coding sequence GTGAAAATTAAACAATATCTATACTCCAATATAGCAAGTACATTTTTTCCTATAATATTTGGATTATTTTTTATTACTTCAATTATATTTTTAGTAAAAATCGCTTCCTTAACATCAATTATTACTTTAAATGTCTGGGAGTTGATGACCTTATATTTATATGTTGTTCCTAAAATATTTTTTTATACTATTCCTATTTCATTTTTTATCTCACTTGTAATGTCGATGGCCAGACTATCAAATGAATATGAGCTTATTGTTATTACATCTTTTGGTTTTAATCCCACGCGTATTATTAAAATGCTTTTTCCCATTTGTTTTTTATTGTCTTTTGCTTTATTGGTTGTATCTGTTGGTTTAATTCCAAAAGCAGAACATTTAAGTTCTGTTTTGTTAAATCAAAAAAAGAAAGAAGCCAATTTTAATATTAAAGCTTCCGAATTTGGTCAAAAATTTGGCGATTGGTTGATTTATATTGATGAAAAAAAAGACAATAAGTTTAAAGAAGTGCGTTTGTTTAAAACACAAAATAATACAGATCAGTTTATTGTTTCAAAAAATGCAGTATTACAAAATGACAAAGGAACTTTGTCTTTTATACTTAATGAGGGACGTTCTTTTTATATTGAAGAAAAAACAATTAATCAAATAGATTTTGAAGTAATGAATATTTCAGATTCTTTAGGAAAGAATAAAAACGATATCTTTATAAATTCATATCTTTACTGGAAAAATAATATCAAGAATAACAAAGATGTGGATAAACTTTCTTTTTATATTCTTGTGTCTTTTTTTCCTTTAATGTCTTTATATTTAGTTATTGCTTTTGGTTATTTTAACCCACGGTATGATAAAAATAAATCCTTGGCATATTCTGTTTCTTTTGTTGTTTTGTTTTATGTATTTGCCCAAAATGCAAGTGATAAACTTTTTTTATTGTCTTTATTTGTAGTACCTTCTTTTTGGATTATTATGAGTTATTTTATATACGTGAAAAAAATAAAAGCCTTGTATTAA
- a CDS encoding ankyrin repeat domain-containing protein codes for MLGIFKTDGFEQLQKELLKETLNEDKIAKLIASDIDINQKDNKGRTILFSFVAKGKISAIKILLKNGMDINLEDKYGKTVLDEAIYKDDNMMIRFILEEGASLDKYNSSGRTLMQDIALEGNSRVFRILMKYNPNLELKDSYGKTVLFDAVEGGNLDIVKEILNNIEDINVLNEEGQSVLFNAVFKEDTSICQYLIDYGVDVNILDVNRQNVLFNAIVMGSSHMEIIYSLVEHNIKLNQKDIHGKNILVEILKILSILKTMKDGDKKFDNKYKYINGERDYLRLTSFLIDSGLAVNRITQSGKTLLKKEVDVKNYEAIDFLLKAGANINAVDKEGKTVLFDAVLKGPNNQKMIDYLIENNADYDHRDNNEKTIVDELAEVILIQDNNKKPSSRRFLSIDAGADYYALLKHFLIYRPAINRARKDGRTILFDIIIFNNLELLKLFFNAGIDANIIDNERNTPLSVLVDDGLLIEKVRKKELFLEKLVFFLKFRIAMDITDKNGRTVFHKAVLADDIDVVEKLLSKKTDLNIKDKQGRTALHHTQWKGNYKIARLLIAAGANLDISDNAGFSLLNYAAILGHTRLVVALIASGVLMYNKSKKSQKIAQYFKDKEEGLERLVKTNLNDEKMKQAMKQVVENLKNEIQNALK; via the coding sequence ATGCTTGGCATTTTTAAGACAGATGGTTTTGAACAATTACAAAAAGAGCTCTTAAAAGAGACCCTGAATGAAGATAAAATTGCTAAATTAATTGCTTCTGATATTGATATTAATCAAAAAGACAATAAAGGCAGAACTATTTTATTTTCTTTTGTAGCCAAAGGAAAAATCTCTGCTATTAAAATCCTTCTAAAAAATGGTATGGATATAAATCTTGAAGACAAGTATGGTAAAACAGTCTTAGATGAAGCCATATATAAAGATGATAATATGATGATTCGTTTTATCTTAGAAGAAGGTGCTTCTTTAGATAAATACAATTCTTCTGGTCGAACGCTTATGCAAGATATTGCCCTAGAAGGTAATTCGCGTGTTTTTAGAATTCTTATGAAATATAATCCCAATTTAGAACTAAAAGATTCTTATGGTAAAACAGTTCTTTTTGATGCAGTTGAGGGTGGAAACTTAGATATTGTAAAAGAAATCCTTAATAATATCGAAGATATTAATGTTTTAAATGAAGAAGGACAAAGTGTTCTTTTTAATGCTGTTTTTAAAGAAGATACCAGTATTTGTCAATATTTAATTGATTATGGGGTTGATGTAAATATTTTGGATGTTAACAGACAAAATGTTTTATTTAACGCTATTGTTATGGGCTCTTCTCATATGGAGATTATTTATTCTTTGGTTGAACATAATATTAAACTCAATCAAAAAGACATTCATGGAAAAAATATTTTGGTTGAAATACTAAAAATACTAAGTATTTTAAAAACAATGAAAGACGGAGATAAAAAGTTTGATAATAAGTACAAATATATCAATGGTGAGCGGGACTATTTAAGACTTACTAGTTTTTTAATTGATTCTGGTTTAGCCGTAAACCGAATTACACAAAGTGGTAAAACCTTATTAAAAAAAGAAGTAGATGTTAAAAACTATGAAGCCATTGATTTTTTATTAAAAGCGGGTGCTAATATTAATGCTGTGGATAAAGAAGGTAAAACGGTACTTTTTGATGCTGTATTAAAAGGGCCTAATAATCAAAAAATGATTGATTATTTGATTGAAAATAATGCCGATTATGATCACAGAGACAATAATGAAAAAACAATTGTAGATGAATTGGCTGAGGTTATTTTAATCCAAGACAATAATAAAAAACCAAGCTCAAGAAGGTTTTTAAGTATTGATGCTGGGGCTGATTATTATGCGCTTTTAAAACATTTTTTAATTTACCGGCCTGCAATTAATCGAGCAAGAAAAGATGGTCGAACTATTTTATTCGATATTATTATTTTTAATAACTTAGAATTATTAAAATTATTCTTTAATGCAGGTATTGATGCCAATATTATCGATAACGAGAGAAATACTCCCTTATCTGTTTTGGTTGATGATGGTTTACTTATTGAAAAAGTTCGTAAAAAAGAGCTCTTTTTAGAGAAATTGGTATTTTTCCTTAAATTTCGAATTGCTATGGATATCACAGATAAAAATGGAAGAACAGTATTTCATAAAGCAGTACTTGCAGATGATATTGATGTAGTTGAAAAACTCTTAAGTAAAAAAACAGATTTAAATATAAAAGACAAACAAGGCAGAACTGCTTTACATCATACACAATGGAAGGGTAATTATAAAATTGCCAGACTTTTAATAGCAGCTGGGGCTAATCTAGATATCAGTGATAATGCTGGGTTTTCTCTTTTAAATTACGCTGCTATCTTAGGACATACACGTTTAGTTGTTGCTCTTATTGCTTCTGGTGTTTTAATGTATAACAAAAGTAAAAAATCTCAAAAAATTGCACAATACTTTAAAGATAAAGAAGAAGGTTTAGAGCGTTTAGTTAAAACAAATCTAAATGATGAAAAAATGAAACAAGCAATGAAACAAGTGGTTGAAAATCTTAAAAATGAGATTCAAAACGCTTTAAAATAA
- the truA gene encoding tRNA pseudouridine(38-40) synthase TruA, producing MNVKFTIQYDGTDFFGSQKQPNKHTIENALLKAFLKINIDTKIILSGRTDKEVHASGQVFNTNIPLHWKNNFIKLQKVLNQQLPLSIRIKNLVEVNTDFHSRFDAKKRVYRYLISTKEKNAFSYKYISYVKEINEDLIKEAIKVFVGIHDFSLFHKLGSDKEYLVREIFKTSFYKYKDIYVFKFTANSYLRSQIRLMVGFLLEISRGKLGIEDLKLQIQNKHCFFKKPADPYGLYLSKVIY from the coding sequence ATGAATGTTAAATTCACCATCCAATACGATGGAACAGATTTTTTTGGTTCTCAAAAACAGCCCAATAAACATACTATTGAAAATGCACTCTTAAAAGCATTTTTGAAAATTAATATCGATACTAAAATCATTCTTTCAGGGAGAACAGATAAAGAAGTGCATGCTTCTGGACAAGTATTTAATACTAATATTCCACTTCATTGGAAAAACAATTTTATAAAATTACAAAAAGTATTAAATCAACAATTGCCTTTGAGTATAAGAATTAAGAATCTTGTTGAAGTCAATACAGACTTTCATTCGCGCTTTGATGCAAAAAAGCGTGTATATAGGTATTTAATAAGTACAAAAGAAAAGAATGCTTTTTCTTATAAATATATTTCTTATGTCAAAGAGATCAATGAAGACTTAATAAAAGAAGCAATAAAAGTTTTTGTAGGTATTCATGATTTTTCTTTGTTTCATAAACTTGGAAGTGATAAAGAATATTTAGTACGAGAAATTTTTAAAACAAGTTTTTATAAATACAAAGATATTTATGTTTTTAAATTTACAGCAAATTCTTATTTACGTTCTCAAATTAGGTTAATGGTGGGTTTTTTATTAGAAATATCTAGAGGTAAGTTAGGTATAGAGGATTTGAAACTTCAAATTCAAAATAAACACTGTTTTTTCAAAAAACCTGCAGATCCTTATGGTCTTTATTTATCTAAAGTGATTTACTAA
- a CDS encoding prepilin peptidase: MKDVLVEYSFVFILGAVFGSFLNVLIVRLPLNISVVYPSSKTLCCKRKIKFYHNIPILSYLFLKGKCAYCKARYSFVYFFVELFSACLALYIIVIYGLSLNSVFLLLLFYTLLVLSFIDLKYKAVPDYLLIIVLLLSLFVKSDNLIEAFKNAFLFAGAISLLLVFLNFYIQNIKAKFLKKEELKTQEALGEGDIVIFAIIGIILGVKAGLFAIFLASIFAILPALYLHIKCKEYQTPFIPFLFLGLICEFVFNISKVF; encoded by the coding sequence GTGAAAGACGTTTTGGTGGAATATAGTTTTGTCTTTATATTAGGAGCAGTATTTGGCTCTTTTTTAAATGTATTAATTGTTCGATTGCCTTTAAATATCTCTGTTGTTTATCCTTCTTCTAAAACATTATGCTGTAAAAGAAAAATAAAATTTTATCATAATATTCCTATTCTTTCTTATCTTTTTTTAAAAGGTAAATGTGCTTATTGTAAAGCTAGATATTCTTTTGTTTACTTTTTTGTTGAATTATTTTCTGCATGTTTGGCTTTATATATAATTGTTATTTATGGCTTGTCCCTAAACAGTGTTTTTTTGCTTCTACTTTTTTATACCTTGCTTGTTTTATCTTTTATTGATTTAAAATACAAAGCGGTTCCTGATTACCTTTTAATTATTGTTTTACTCTTGTCTCTTTTTGTAAAGTCTGATAATCTGATAGAGGCTTTTAAAAATGCCTTCTTATTTGCAGGAGCAATATCTTTATTGCTTGTTTTTTTAAACTTTTACATACAAAATATCAAAGCTAAATTTTTAAAAAAAGAGGAGCTGAAAACACAAGAAGCCCTTGGTGAAGGTGATATAGTAATTTTTGCTATCATTGGAATAATCCTAGGCGTAAAAGCAGGTTTATTTGCTATTTTTTTAGCCAGTATTTTTGCTATACTTCCAGCACTCTATTTACATATCAAATGTAAAGAATATCAAACACCTTTTATTCCCTTTTTATTTTTAGGATTAATATGTGAGTTTGTTTTTAATATATCAAAGGTTTTTTAG
- the coaBC gene encoding bifunctional phosphopantothenoylcysteine decarboxylase/phosphopantothenate--cysteine ligase CoaBC: protein MLKNKNILIGITGSISVYKSLELIRLYIKAGANVKVIMTQASQKFVSALSFETISQAKILDDTNEDWDKDSLYNHITIGKWADIFILCPLSANTINKLSNGIADNILSQTVLAYNKKILLCPAANTNMLENPITRESLKKLKNNGMTIVEPLVKELACRDIGKGALADISDIYYESIKILKEDEYWKNRKVVISGGGTVEKIDDVRYISNFSSGKMAASLALALYLKGANVVLVTTRGYENLPLGLNIKEVTSSKEMHEHLEQELNIDESLKKPYLFMVAAVSDYLPSLEISGKLKKEDLGNEWNLLLNQNLDILNQLNKEKVYSIGFKAETNKKTAKKNALSMLENKNLDAVCLNIINENNPFGGNNNEIELLLKNEAYSFKGSKLDISFDLITSLKKLFNDKS, encoded by the coding sequence ATGTTAAAAAATAAAAATATTTTAATTGGAATTACAGGATCCATTTCTGTTTATAAAAGTCTGGAGCTTATCCGCTTGTATATTAAAGCAGGCGCAAACGTAAAAGTAATCATGACACAAGCCTCGCAAAAATTTGTTTCTGCTTTAAGTTTTGAGACTATTTCACAAGCCAAAATATTAGATGATACAAATGAAGATTGGGATAAAGACTCACTATACAATCACATAACAATTGGAAAATGGGCAGATATATTTATACTGTGTCCTTTAAGTGCTAATACTATTAATAAATTAAGCAATGGAATTGCAGATAATATTCTAAGTCAAACTGTCCTTGCTTATAATAAAAAAATCCTGCTTTGCCCTGCTGCTAATACCAATATGCTTGAAAATCCTATTACACGTGAAAGTTTAAAAAAACTAAAAAACAATGGCATGACTATAGTTGAACCTTTGGTAAAAGAATTGGCCTGCAGAGATATTGGAAAAGGTGCTTTAGCTGATATTTCTGATATTTATTATGAAAGTATCAAAATTTTAAAAGAAGATGAATACTGGAAGAATAGAAAAGTTGTAATATCTGGAGGGGGAACTGTTGAAAAAATAGATGATGTAAGGTACATCTCTAATTTTTCTTCTGGGAAAATGGCTGCATCTTTGGCTTTGGCTTTATATTTAAAAGGGGCAAATGTTGTTTTAGTAACAACAAGAGGGTACGAAAACTTACCCTTGGGTCTTAATATTAAAGAAGTTACTTCAAGTAAAGAAATGCATGAACACTTAGAACAAGAATTAAACATTGATGAAAGTTTAAAAAAACCGTATTTATTTATGGTGGCAGCTGTTAGTGATTATCTTCCAAGCCTTGAGATTTCTGGTAAACTAAAAAAAGAAGACCTAGGAAATGAGTGGAATCTTTTGTTAAATCAAAACTTAGATATCTTAAACCAATTAAATAAAGAAAAAGTATATTCTATTGGTTTTAAAGCAGAAACCAATAAAAAAACAGCAAAAAAGAATGCTCTTTCTATGTTAGAAAATAAAAATCTTGATGCTGTGTGTTTAAATATTATTAATGAGAACAACCCTTTTGGTGGAAATAATAATGAAATTGAACTTTTATTAAAAAACGAAGCCTATTCCTTTAAAGGCAGTAAACTGGATATCTCTTTTGATTTAATTACCTCTTTAAAGAAGCTTTTTAATGATAAGTCTTAA
- a CDS encoding PAS domain-containing protein, with amino-acid sequence MFFKKNKFYTLNDIKKRITLIPLFFIGFFTVASIVVSGYFLKTKLAEDIYNVEKQNNIVIQEELKDFTLSIEKNLALKYENVQNDLKESNYELIGFINAKKGSQSFVLQDLYSYIHYLENKKNISLLLFDKEKYSLLYGEEILKTIKDEYFKNKSSFTFSKDFFKQTLKNKKKDILIYENKEHLLLSSFSSVNSLSWELAFFSPLLDKRMQFLKIFEKSIYKRSKKIEGHFVLLNHNKKSVYNYYNQNKEILIKNIYDFTYDKNNVHLFEAYSLSLLLKKEYLPSSLFLLKEKFYNSLSYAGIVIFIITLLLFLFTIFFTRFLSRVFYLYDLRSKGKTNLYKQLKDRYALAIIASNDSLCDIDLEKNIIFFSKKWEDTFFYDKNKINSIDAWHELIHEEDKEVVKQLFTEHLEGKNKKFVVEYRIKHKDGMYKWVLARGEIFKNKKNKNIRMLMTLMDIDERKNLFKELSNVERLVESGRIVIFRCSNDNKFLLKTISSSISSYGYDKKDFIEHKIKYFDFIFEEDLMDFKASLKDAIVRNLSAFSTIYRVKEKSGSIKWVFSRIVLIKDHLNTVTEFYGYINDITQLKLNEKELKEKIKKEVDKNIEKDRLLVHQNKLASMGKMLGNIAHQWRQPLNNISLLIYFVRDHYFKKEFTKKELNENIDHIKFQLDFMSNTIDDFRNFYLPTKSKNSFWIQESIQTAYKIVKSEFDSSNTKLIFNTFDIEVNTYKNEFQQVIVNILSNSHDAAIEKLKNETFSPFVKINIEEMKENIKVEIQNNCGSASTEVIKRMFEPYFTTKFESQGTGIGLYMCKVIIEKNIKGSIDAFNTQDGMKFIIVLPK; translated from the coding sequence ATGTTTTTTAAAAAAAATAAATTTTATACCTTAAATGATATTAAAAAACGAATTACCTTAATTCCTTTATTTTTTATAGGTTTTTTTACTGTTGCTTCTATTGTAGTATCTGGATATTTTTTAAAAACTAAATTAGCAGAAGATATTTATAATGTAGAAAAACAAAACAACATTGTAATCCAAGAAGAGTTAAAAGATTTTACTTTAAGTATAGAAAAAAACTTAGCGTTAAAGTATGAAAACGTACAAAATGATTTAAAAGAATCAAATTATGAATTAATTGGTTTTATTAATGCAAAAAAAGGAAGTCAATCTTTTGTTTTGCAAGATCTTTATTCTTATATCCATTATTTAGAAAATAAAAAAAACATTTCTTTGCTTTTATTTGACAAAGAAAAATATTCTTTGTTGTATGGAGAAGAAATTCTTAAAACAATAAAGGATGAATATTTTAAGAACAAAAGTTCTTTTACTTTTTCAAAAGATTTTTTCAAACAAACGTTAAAAAATAAGAAAAAAGATATTTTGATATATGAAAATAAAGAACATCTTTTATTGTCTTCTTTTTCTTCTGTAAATTCTTTATCCTGGGAACTTGCTTTTTTCTCGCCGCTCTTAGATAAAAGAATGCAATTTTTGAAAATTTTTGAAAAAAGCATATATAAAAGAAGCAAAAAAATAGAAGGTCATTTTGTTTTATTAAATCATAATAAAAAAAGTGTTTATAATTATTACAATCAAAACAAAGAAATATTAATAAAAAATATATATGATTTTACTTATGATAAAAATAATGTTCATCTTTTTGAAGCTTATTCTCTAAGTTTGTTACTTAAAAAAGAATATCTTCCTTCTTCTTTATTTTTACTAAAAGAAAAGTTCTATAATTCTCTAAGTTATGCGGGAATCGTAATTTTTATTATCACTTTATTGTTATTTCTTTTTACAATCTTTTTTACGCGTTTTTTATCCAGAGTATTTTATTTGTATGATTTACGATCAAAAGGTAAAACTAACTTATATAAACAATTAAAAGACAGATATGCCCTTGCTATTATTGCTTCAAATGACAGTTTATGCGATATAGATTTAGAAAAGAATATAATCTTTTTTTCAAAAAAATGGGAAGATACTTTTTTTTACGATAAAAATAAAATTAATTCGATTGATGCTTGGCATGAATTAATTCATGAAGAAGACAAAGAAGTAGTTAAACAACTTTTTACTGAGCATTTAGAAGGAAAAAATAAAAAGTTTGTTGTTGAATACAGAATTAAACATAAAGATGGAATGTATAAATGGGTTTTAGCACGTGGAGAAATATTTAAAAATAAAAAAAATAAAAATATTAGAATGTTAATGACACTTATGGATATAGATGAAAGAAAGAATCTTTTTAAAGAACTTTCCAATGTTGAGAGGCTTGTAGAATCAGGAAGAATCGTAATTTTTAGATGTTCAAACGATAATAAATTTCTTTTAAAAACTATTTCCTCAAGTATTTCCTCTTATGGTTATGATAAAAAAGATTTTATTGAACACAAAATTAAGTACTTTGATTTTATTTTTGAAGAAGACCTAATGGATTTTAAAGCTTCATTAAAAGATGCAATAGTTCGAAACTTAAGCGCTTTTTCTACCATCTACAGAGTGAAAGAAAAATCTGGTTCCATTAAATGGGTTTTTTCTCGTATTGTTTTAATTAAAGATCACTTGAATACAGTCACAGAATTTTATGGATATATAAATGATATAACCCAATTAAAACTCAATGAAAAAGAGTTAAAAGAAAAGATTAAAAAAGAAGTTGATAAAAATATTGAAAAAGACAGATTATTGGTGCATCAAAATAAGCTGGCATCTATGGGTAAAATGTTAGGAAATATCGCCCATCAATGGAGACAGCCATTAAATAATATTTCTTTATTAATCTATTTTGTACGTGATCATTATTTTAAAAAAGAGTTTACAAAAAAAGAATTAAATGAAAACATAGATCACATTAAGTTTCAATTGGATTTTATGTCAAATACCATTGATGATTTTAGAAATTTTTATTTACCAACTAAGAGTAAAAATTCTTTTTGGATTCAAGAGTCTATTCAAACAGCTTATAAAATTGTTAAATCAGAGTTTGATAGTTCGAATACAAAATTAATATTTAACACTTTTGATATAGAAGTTAATACTTATAAAAATGAGTTCCAACAAGTGATTGTAAATATTTTAAGCAACAGTCATGATGCAGCAATAGAAAAATTAAAAAATGAGACCTTTTCTCCTTTTGTTAAGATTAATATTGAAGAAATGAAAGAAAACATTAAAGTAGAAATACAAAATAATTGTGGAAGTGCAAGTACTGAGGTCATTAAACGAATGTTTGAACCCTATTTTACTACAAAGTTCGAAAGTCAAGGAACAGGAATTGGTCTTTATATGTGTAAAGTTATTATTGAAAAAAACATTAAAGGCTCAATTGATGCATTTAATACACAAGATGGGATGAAATTTATTATTGTTTTACCTAAATAG